One Photobacterium sp. TY1-4 genomic window carries:
- a CDS encoding WbuC family cupin fold metalloprotein: MFRVVDQALLDELLAQAHQSPRKRSHLAFHADFEAPVQRMVIGLAAGTYVRPHMHPQTNKWEMLFLVRGSVLLLMFDPQGVVTERIIFSANNQTCGIEMAPGTWHTILPLEGDAAILEVKQGPYDPADVTAFADWAPAEQDAESDDFLRWAELAQVGDKYSAS, from the coding sequence ATGTTCCGCGTTGTTGATCAAGCCCTATTGGATGAGTTGTTGGCTCAGGCCCATCAAAGTCCCCGCAAACGGAGTCATTTGGCGTTTCATGCTGATTTTGAAGCGCCGGTGCAGCGGATGGTAATTGGTCTGGCGGCGGGCACTTATGTCAGGCCGCACATGCACCCGCAGACGAATAAATGGGAAATGCTGTTTCTGGTTCGGGGGAGCGTGCTGCTGCTGATGTTTGACCCGCAAGGTGTCGTGACGGAGCGAATTATATTCTCTGCAAACAATCAAACCTGTGGGATTGAGATGGCGCCCGGCACTTGGCATACCATTTTGCCGTTAGAAGGGGATGCGGCGATTCTGGAAGTCAAACAGGGGCCGTATGATCCTGCGGATGTCACCGCGTTCGCGGACTGGGCCCCGGCAGAGCAGGATGCTGAGTCTGATGACTTTCTTCGCTGGGCAGAGCTGGCGCAAGTCGGGGATAAATACAGCGCATCTTAG
- a CDS encoding MBL fold metallo-hydrolase: MRTLTTLTGNSQKLDGGAMFGNAPKALWTRWMEADEHNRIRLGCRALLVQEPNRNILIEAGIGAFFSPEMKTRFGVQEAQHVLLDSLAEHGLSHEDIDLVILTHLHFDHAGGLLSTWQPDSPPELLFPNAQFITGKRQWARAMNPHPRDRASYLADILEPLALSGRVILVDDDGKLPLLGPDWSFHFSDGHTPGQMLPEIAMPDGPVVFTGDLIPGAPWVHLPITMGYDRFPEGLIEEKEALLNDLLSRNGRIVLTHDPDIALGRVTKDAKGKFTLSETAAQVVGLAT; the protein is encoded by the coding sequence ATGCGTACCCTGACTACCTTAACCGGCAACAGCCAGAAACTCGATGGCGGCGCCATGTTCGGCAACGCCCCGAAAGCCCTGTGGACCCGCTGGATGGAAGCGGACGAGCACAACCGCATCCGCTTGGGTTGTCGCGCCCTGCTCGTTCAGGAGCCAAACCGCAACATCCTGATTGAAGCCGGGATCGGCGCTTTCTTCTCGCCTGAGATGAAAACCCGCTTCGGCGTTCAGGAAGCGCAGCATGTCCTGCTCGACAGCCTGGCCGAACACGGCCTGAGCCACGAAGACATCGATCTGGTGATCTTAACGCACCTGCATTTTGACCATGCTGGCGGCCTGCTCTCGACCTGGCAACCCGACAGCCCGCCCGAGTTGCTGTTTCCCAACGCACAATTTATCACCGGCAAGCGCCAATGGGCACGCGCGATGAATCCGCACCCACGCGACAGAGCCTCATACCTGGCCGATATTCTCGAACCGCTGGCTCTCAGCGGACGCGTGATCCTGGTCGACGATGACGGCAAGCTGCCGTTGCTGGGGCCAGACTGGAGTTTCCATTTCAGCGACGGCCACACGCCGGGACAAATGCTGCCGGAGATCGCCATGCCCGACGGCCCGGTGGTGTTCACCGGCGATCTGATCCCCGGCGCGCCCTGGGTCCATTTGCCGATCACCATGGGCTACGACCGCTTCCCTGAAGGACTCATTGAAGAAAAAGAAGCCTTGCTGAACGATTTACTCAGCCGCAACGGACGCATCGTCCTGACCCACGATCCGGATATCGCGCTGGGCCGAGTTACCAAAGATGCAAAAGGGAAATTCACCTTGAGCGAAACAGCGGCACAGGTGGTTGGGTTAGCGACTTAG
- a CDS encoding xanthine/uracil/vitamin C permease: MQVYQRQQGSEQPYWPLGPFQVRIPFIHYRWEFAEMLQALIMFVVSLAMIPLLEKYLGLPYDIALAYVVVCGVGFMLPALLGVPFVPGWITPGIPVVLLFLGDFEPGPAAIQALFALQLLVFIIFLILGVTRLGSTMVKLVPNSLKGGIIIGAGIAALMGEISSGGRLAATPISLVIGSLICLYLMFSVSFKGLLERVPMARKIVNYGMVPGMVIAIGVGIAVGEYPMPDVRWGITAPDFAGMWQYLPFSVGFPGLDVFLMAIPTAVIAYIIAFGDIIVGQSLMQRADELRTDEVIENNIDRVHLVTALRNALHAFFAPYPGLAGPLWTAVAATMAERYKHGREAMDSIYSGAGTFWITGFIALFALPLVSFFQPVLPIALSLTLLLTGYICLMVGLEQLTTNTERGIAGTMGVVLAVYGASWGLATGVILYILIERTHILRFRVKEKDEKALNNS, encoded by the coding sequence ATGCAGGTTTATCAACGACAGCAGGGGTCCGAGCAGCCGTACTGGCCGCTGGGTCCTTTTCAAGTCCGTATCCCCTTTATCCATTACCGCTGGGAGTTTGCGGAAATGCTCCAAGCCCTGATCATGTTTGTGGTCAGCCTGGCCATGATCCCGCTGCTGGAAAAATACCTCGGCCTCCCCTACGACATTGCGCTGGCCTATGTCGTGGTGTGCGGCGTCGGCTTTATGTTGCCCGCGCTGCTGGGGGTCCCGTTCGTCCCCGGCTGGATCACCCCCGGCATTCCGGTGGTGCTGCTGTTCCTCGGTGATTTTGAACCGGGCCCGGCGGCGATTCAGGCGCTGTTTGCCCTGCAATTGCTGGTGTTTATCATCTTCCTGATCCTGGGCGTGACCCGCCTTGGCTCCACCATGGTTAAGCTGGTGCCGAACTCGCTCAAAGGCGGGATCATCATCGGCGCCGGGATCGCCGCCCTGATGGGGGAAATCTCCAGCGGTGGCCGCTTAGCTGCAACCCCGATCTCGCTGGTGATCGGTAGCCTGATCTGTCTCTACCTGATGTTCTCGGTCTCGTTCAAAGGACTGCTGGAGCGGGTGCCGATGGCAAGGAAAATCGTCAACTACGGCATGGTGCCGGGGATGGTCATTGCGATTGGGGTCGGGATCGCCGTGGGTGAATACCCGATGCCGGATGTCCGTTGGGGCATCACCGCACCGGACTTTGCCGGCATGTGGCAATACCTGCCGTTCAGCGTCGGTTTCCCGGGACTCGATGTATTCCTGATGGCGATTCCAACCGCGGTGATCGCTTATATCATTGCCTTTGGTGACATCATTGTCGGCCAGTCGCTGATGCAGCGCGCCGATGAATTGCGTACCGACGAAGTGATCGAAAACAACATCGACCGGGTGCATCTGGTCACGGCGCTTCGCAATGCCCTGCATGCGTTCTTCGCGCCGTATCCCGGCCTCGCCGGTCCGCTCTGGACCGCCGTTGCCGCCACCATGGCCGAGCGCTACAAGCACGGCCGCGAAGCGATGGATTCGATTTACAGCGGTGCAGGCACCTTCTGGATCACCGGTTTCATTGCGCTGTTCGCGCTACCGCTGGTCAGCTTCTTCCAGCCGGTGTTGCCGATTGCGCTTTCGCTGACCCTACTGTTGACCGGCTATATCTGCCTGATGGTAGGATTGGAGCAACTCACCACCAATACCGAGCGCGGGATTGCCGGCACCATGGGCGTTGTGCTGGCGGTGTATGGCGCGAGCTGGGGACTGGCCACCGGAGTGATCCTCTATATCCTGATTGAGCGCACCCATATTCTGCGCTTCCGGGTCAAAGAGAAAGACGAAAAAGCCCTGAACAACAGCTAA